The Primulina tabacum isolate GXHZ01 chromosome 16, ASM2559414v2, whole genome shotgun sequence genome window below encodes:
- the LOC142529086 gene encoding uncharacterized protein LOC142529086 — protein sequence MVQLMKSGKSESDREKMAPVKMEVEDPLEEEYGRLQKRAKSRAMGGVEAPASQYNPLDEPSPLGLRLRKSPSLLELIQMKLSQANKPKFGSHGHGKKEPKGGAASGDKLKASNFPASILRIGTWEYKSRYEGDLVAKCYFAKHKLVWEVLDGGLKNKIEFQWSDIMALKANYPDDGPGTWDVVLARQPLFFRETNPQPRKHTLWQATADFTGGQASINRRHHLECQQGLLGKHFEKLLQCDPRLNILSQKGELTLDSPYFEPRHSLFDDQNESNEFDLDKEGSPSFFTLHNATSSSGVQSSSSKNDQDALSRNSESYPRETPSPSSGKDTMAAEDFRHGEMEQFKALSNWDRIRAPGLHSSMSMSDLVNHLESRISEHGTSSDPALSIEDWHSLEILDDINRCLFSDLHNVPDSDEKLLMSRVNSLCCLLQKDSAVVSNSQFRNDISPDFYFEQKRIDESYAGGASTSENNINRNRNESNETSGYNQAPAMSRKDSVGELLLNLPRIASLPQFLFNISEDLESQAR from the exons ATGGTTCAGTTGATGAAAAGCGGTAAATCGGAATCAGACAGAGAGAAGATGGCGCCGGTGAAGATGGAGGTGGAGGATCCTTTGGAAGAAGAGTACGGACGGCTCCAGAAGCGCGCCAAA AGTCGAGCAATGGGAGGTGTCGAAGCTCCAGCATCACAGTACAACCCGCTTGACGAGCCGAGTCCTTTGGGTTTACGGCTGAGGAAAAGCCCTTCACTCTTGGAGTTGATCCAGATGAAACTATCCCAAGCAAATAAACCAAAATTTGGAAGTCATGGACATGGTAAAAAAGAACCAAAAGGTGGTGCTGCATCTGGAGATAAGCTGAAAGCTTCAAATTTTCCTGCTTCAATTCTTCGAATTGGAACCTGGGAG TATAAATCGAGATATGAAGGAGACCTGGTGGCAAAATGTTATTTTGCGAAGCATAAGCTGGTGTGGGAAGTTCTTGATGGCggtcttaaaaataaaattgaatttcAATGGTCCGATATCATGGCTCTGAAGGCAAATTACCCAGATGATGGTCCTGGAACCTGGGATGTTGTG CTAGCACGACAACCTCTTTTCTTCAGGGAGACTAATCCTCAACCGAGAAAGCACACCCTTTGGCAGGCGACTGCAGACTTTACTGGTGGACAAGCTAGTATAAATAG GCGACATCATCTCGAGTGTCAACAGGGCTTGTTAGGAAAACATTTTGAAAAACTCCTTCAATGTGATCCCCGTTTGAACATTCTTAGTCAGAAAGGAGAGTTAACATTGGATTCTCCTTATTTTGAACCCAGACACTCTTTGTTTGATGATCAGAATGAGAGCAATGAATTTGATTTGGATAAAGAGGGAAGTCCTTCCTTTTTTACCTTGCATAATGCCACTTCGTCGTCAGGGGTCCAATCTTCTTCCTCTAAGAATGATCAAGATGCTCTGAGCAGAAATTCTGAGTCTTACCCTCGTGAAACACCATCACCTAGCTCAG GTAAGGACACCATGGCTGCTGAAGATTTTAGACATGGTGAAATGGAGCAATTCAAAGCACTCAGCAACTGGGATCGTATCAGGGCACCCGGGCTCCATTCTTCCATGTCCATGAGTGACTTGGTGAACCATCTTGAGAGCAGGATATCAGAGCATGGAACATCCAGCGATCCAGCTCTCTCCATTGAGGATTGGCACAGCCTTGAAATATTGGATGATATAAACCGGTGCCTGTTTAGCGACCTCCATAACGTGCCAGACTCGGATGAGAAGTTGCTGATGTCCCGGGTAAATTCTCTTTGCTGCCTCCTGCAGAAAGATTCTGCTGTGGTTTCAAACTCCCAATTTAGAAATGACATCAGTCCTGATTTCTATTTCGAGCAAAAGAGAATTGATGAATCATACGCTGGTGGTGCATCAACTAGTGAAAACAACATTAACCGGAACCGAAATGAGTCAAATGAAACATCCGGGTACAATCAGGCACCGGCCATGTCCAGGAAGGACTCGGTCGGAGAACTACTGCTCAATCTCCCTAGGATAGCGTCTCTACCACAGTTCTTGTTCAATATTTCGGAAGATTTGGAGAGCCAAGCTAGATAA
- the LOC142529609 gene encoding uncharacterized protein LOC142529609, whose amino-acid sequence MGLDNLITSPHRRAQTQTAFSPPILKRQHSRVVEQLGSCSTLVQRHRFLLIALILLAFLCTVYLYFAVTLGASDCAGLTGARKASCHLQQAKASVAKGKLKFF is encoded by the coding sequence ATGGGTCTTGACAACCTAATTACTTCTCCCCATCGACGGGCACAAACACAGACCGCTTTTTCTCCACCGATATTGAAGAGGCAACACTCCCGAGTCGTCGAGCAATTGGGAAGCTGTTCAACCCTTGTTCAACGACACCGGTTTCTTCTAATCGCTCTTATCCTCCTCGCGTTTCTGTGCACTGTTTATCTGTACTTTGCCGTCACTCTTGGGGCTAGCGATTGTGCTGGATTGACGGGAGCTCGAAAGGCATCGTGCCATTTGCAGCAGGCAAAAGCATCTGTGGCTAAGGGAAAATTGAAATTcttttaa